A stretch of DNA from Arachis hypogaea cultivar Tifrunner chromosome 19, arahy.Tifrunner.gnm2.J5K5, whole genome shotgun sequence:
aaaataaaataaaaatccaaaaaaattagaaaatcataaaaataaaaaatatttttctgtttcttgtttgagtcttgagtcatgttataagtttggtgtcacttgcatatgcatcttgcattttttcgaaaatatcatgcattcatagtgttcttcatgatcttcaagttgttcttggtaagtcttcttgtttgatcttgatgattttttgttttgtgtcttttcatgtttatcatatgcattcttgaattcttagtgcgtaagcattaaagaattctaagtttgatgCCTTcaatgttttctttgcattaaaaatttttcaaaaatatgttcttgatgttcatcatgatcttcatagtgttcttggtgttcatcttgacattcatagcattcttgcatgcattcattgttttgatctaaaaatttcatgcattgcataattttcatgttttcataaaaattcaaaaaaatcaaaaaatatctttccctttttctctcatcaaattcgaaaatttggattgactttttcaaaaatttttaaaaatcaagttgtttctcatgagtcaaatcaaattttcaatttgaaaatcttatctttttcaaaatctcactacaagaaaaatacccattcaggtacacttgaaaagtgtagccaaaagtgaaaaaaaatgatgccttaggctacggctacgctttttgggctacggctacgctttttggggtgattcctattcagccgttgcctattctcaaaggctacgctttcctgcaccaagggctacgcttttggcgtttgggaataggctacgcttttcaagtgatgctgtccaggatcaaaggctacgcttttcagcactAATGGTTACCAGAATTCAAaagaataggctacacttttcaaggcTACTGCATCACTTTATAAACGTAACAAATAGCATACTTATAGCTActttatataagtgtagccttaggtccctcattattttttttaatttttaatatatatatatatatatatatatataattaatatttcaataattttttgtacaatataatatttaataatataattacatatataattttgtatttttaattaaatgaattaaataaaataaaataaaaataaatataaaattatactaaatttatttaaataataaaaattatctgtaaacaaaatatatttataaagaacCAAAAGtattaaaatgaaattaattttgaatattcatacatctcacaccaAATTAAGCATAGTCATATCAAAATAAGCAAGAGACCACTTAaaatttactactaatactctacgaaaaactaaaatattatatcttACATAAGTATTTTCTAATAACTAAACCATATTCCACAATCCATGAATCTCTTCCTCTTGTTGCTACTGTTTGGCCTTCATGTCTCCAAGTTCATCTTTTAAAGTTGTCGCTTTTTCTTTGAGCTGTTGCTTTAAAATGTGGTGACCACAGAAGATAACTCAAATCTGCAATCAATTCCAGCAACCAAGTGAATTCTTTTTTAACTTATAAAGCCTAAAGGCAGCAACTTTGACAGGCAACAACAAAAGAATCACCccatcaataaaagaataaccTATAACTCATCAAATCCCAAATGCCAATATCTCTTACAAGCATTGTTTATAGCATTCACAGCCATCCTAAAAGGCATAAAGATATAGCAGTGAAAGCTTACCAAACCTACTACTCTTTTTATTAACCTCCTAATATGTACGCTCAACTTTACattaatatatatacacacatatatatccaTTGGAAATGTGAAATAAGTAATTAAGTACTATACTGTACCTGTGACTAATTAATAACAGGAAGTGAGATTTTCATAATAGTATTATTAAGGCACATTCCTAATTATGATTGTTCTTTAGAGCTTCTTGGCAATCCGATATTAGTGGCTAGTGTAGTGGGTTCTACTTCTACACACAAAAATTACAGCTGCTACACATTCCTTGTGCTCAGAAATCTCGTGATGTTCATCTGCAAAAAAGTCAAGCATTGCCAACTAATTTGTCATACTTTGAGAAATTAATATTCTCTCTTATACACTAGCATAACATAATCTGAGGGAAAGAAGCAACAAGCATTAAATCAAGTGAGCTTTCTTCCAGAATTAATAGATTGAGCTTTAATTCTATCTTTTTTTTCATGGTAAGTgaaattccctttttttttcttggttatCCTTATGTAATACATATTTGAATGAATCAGAAACCATTCGTGGGACAGAAGCAATAAACAAGAAAAGGTGTCACATGTGGTGAATGAGCATCTCTTTGCCAAGTGCCATGTTGTGTGACTCATGATTAAGATTATATGATCGGTTTTGAGTTATCAAGTGAGAAAGTCGTCCTCTCCCTCACATGCTCATAAGCTAAGGTTTTGCTTTTTCAGCCTTTTCTTTTCCCCCTTTGGAAATTCCCGTCCACACTCCAAAACCCAATCCCAACTTAAAAAAGTTCCCTCAAAACACAAATAGAATAGAATAGTAAAACATTTACAAATAAGTATTTTTAAGAAACAAGTTAAACTTTCTGTTTAtgaaatttagttaaatttatacaTTTATTGTCAATTGTGCCAACAGGTGAATATACGGTGGGTACatttagttaaatttagttaaattCATACATTTATTGTCAATTGTGCCAACAAGTGTTGTTTTagacaaaaaaatttcataagaCAAAAATATATAAGTGGAAAATTAAAAGATAACAGTCAAATAGCAATCACAAAGAGCAGAACCATTTGTCCTAATTGGCTTTTGAAACTAACAGTTTAAAACTACATTATGCACATAACTCTGACTAAGCCAATTAGATTCCAGCCACAATACAATTCTACAAAATTTAATCAGAATATAGCACATAACATTAACATACCTTAACTGCAAGTTCTCCAATAGCCCAGCATGCATTATTTGCTATTGAAATAGCCTGATAAACCAGGCTGCAAAACAAGGAAAGAAGCAGTTCATATGGAAATTCATTAGACACAAAAGAGCACAATCGGTTTTATCATTCTACCTGCCCCAGTTTCGGACATCTGTCCCTCCTCCGAGTCCAAGTCCTTCCCATACTAACTACAACAACACAAACACCATCATGTCAGTAAACAAAATAACTATATATTCTTAATCAGCTgaggaattttgtagaagaaaaATTCTACAGATCGATGCAAAGTGAAGAAAACACAAGTCCTCAACCTGATCCATTACTTGAGCAGCATCCTATCTTTTCCAATAGTCTTCGGTACTACCTATACCACAAAAGAAAACCAGTTTATATTAAGCTATTCAACAACAAAGTGTTTTCATAAGTCATAACCAAATCAAATAACTCCTAAGCGATTTCGTAAATTTTGTATTAGGTCTTCTCTCTTTAAAGCCAAGATAAAttcaagataaatcctaaaaagtTAAAACCCCAACACCAACAAGCATGGTTAACAGAACCGAAACGGCACTGACAGGGTCACCTTTTTTacctaaataaattattatagaaaaaattaatgaaattgcATAATAAAATCATACATCTGAAGAGCTAACATGGCGAGGGGTGATGGAGCCTCCAATCTGCACCAGTCCATCAGCGGTGAACAATGTAATTCTATCCTCATGAACCCATTGAATTTCTGAGAAATCATTGAAACAAATTAGCAATatagtacttagcaaataaattacaCCTGTTGGGTGCAGCCCTTCTCGGGACCCTGCGTGAACGCGGGATGCTTGTGAACCAggccgctttttttttttttacttagcaAAAAAATCTCATCAGCATAAAAGAGCAGTATATCATTTTCCAAAATGCAGACTCTGATGAAGGCAATCTCAGTTATCGAtcaattaaaacttaaaaagtaCCAAATGCCATGAATCCAAAAAGCACTGCACCCTTCAATAACCTAAAAATCCTCTGAAAGTTTATAAATTATACTTGAAGAATACCTAACTCAACTAAAGCAGCAAAATCACTAGGCCTTGAAGAAACAAAATAACCATAACTTAGAGCACATAAACATcgaaaagaagaagcaaaagctCCACCATTTCATTTCaacaaaaactaattttaattttcaagatTTTAGCTCAAATATTCTAAAAAAGCACACACAtttgaatattatatatacaaaaatatgttTCACAACTTGCACAATCACAACTAGCGCTGCAGAATCAAATTCCGCAATTGAAATGAACTTCAATTACAACAATCAGTGAAAGGAAAATCCAGCTACTTGAATGAAATTTcaggaaaaagaaggaaagattACCAGAGTCGGATTGGAACCACGGGAAAGATCGAAAAGGATCATCACCGGATAGGTTGGAAGAGTCATCGGTGGCTTTGACCACGATATGATGGCGAGAAGAACGAGATGATGAGAAATTGAATGAGGATCTGAAAAGCGGGGAGAGAGGAGATGATAGCGTGGAACGAGAAATTGATGCAAGAGAAGAAGGGAATCTGAATCTTGAGGAGATGATAGCGGTGGAAGAAGCCCTAGCAATGGCGGTGGAGTTTCAACGGCGACCAAGCACCCCTTTCTTCTCTCCTCCATCGCGTTTTCTCTCTCCCTCGAGCTCTCTTTCACCGGCGCTCGACAGCGGTGGAGCCATATGCGGCGTCGTCGTTTCTTTCCTTCCttcccctctcctctcttcttctcttcttcttcctgtgcTCCCCTTTTCTGATTTCTTCTCTTTCGTGTGTGTGAGTTAAGGGAGGATGAGAGTGCGTGAGGCTGAATGGATACGAAAAGGGGGAAAAATTTACCTAATGTGAGAGCACAGCGAACAGAAGCGACGATGAAGACTAGTGATGGCGTGGTGAGTGGTGAGTGACGAATATGAGTGACTGGTGGAGAtggtgagtggtgagtggtgagtgtTGACTGGTGATGGCGATCCCTTTCTCTGATTTGGGGGTGATGAGTGGCGCGAAGAAGGGAAAAGCTAAGGGTAGTGATGATCGAGTGTTATGTTTTCAGTGGCTAAGGGTTATGTTTTCTGATTTGGCTAAGTGTTTGTACGCATGTATCATTTGgggaaaattcaaaaaatttactaagtgttATTGGACATTTCACTTAGATACATTAGGCAACACTTTTGAAGcgcacccaaaacttaataaataggctacTCTTAAAAAGCGCTCTCTTTGATATAAAAGTGTACCCATAGATATTAacatacggctacgctttataagtgatttctataatatctaaggctacactttttaaatgatgccagaaTTGTGTTTCCTTTTCTCTAAAAAACAGGCAACactgagaaaagcgtagcctattctatgaataggctacgcttttcaaatgtagcttaaaaaaagtgtggctgaatgggtatttttcttgtagtgtctttttcaaaaatcaaatctttttcaaatttcttagttattttcgaaaattccaaaaatatttttcaaaaatctttttcttatttttataccaaattttcgaaaataacataatcaattaatgttttgattaaaaaatttgaagtttgttacttgcttgttaagaaagattcaaactttaagttctagaatcatatcttgtgatttcttatgaatcaagtcattaattgtgattttaaaaatcaaatctttttcaaaactaatttcaataatatcttttcaaaaatatcttcttatcttatctttttcaaaaatatcttttcaaatatcttttctaacttcctaacttcttatcttttcaaaatttgtttcaactaactaactaactttttgtttgtttcttaactttttcaaaactacctaactaactctctctctctaattttcgaaaatatctccccctttttcaaaaatttctttttaattaactaattatttttatttttatttttatttttatttcaaaaattttcgaaaaatactaacaaattttcaaaaaccaattttcaaaaatcactaactcctttttaaaataattttcgaaaattatacctcccccatcctattctatttattcattcatatcctaacatctcatctcacatttcttccattcgtacagttgtGCCTCTtcccttacattacattctttgtctccccctcttttcttccactcacacagggatccctatactgtggtaaaaaggatctccattattattattatttttctgtgccttcttctttgtcatatgagcaggagcaaggataagaacattcttgtggaagcagatccagaacctgaaaggactctgaagagaaaattaagagaagctaaaatacaacaatccagagataacctttcagaaattttcgaacaggcagaggagatggcagccgaaaataataataatgtaaggaagatgcttggtgactttactgcacctaattccaatttacatggaagaagcatctccattcctgccattggagcaaacaactttgagctgaaacctcaattagtttctctgatgcagcagaactgcaagtttcatggacttccatctgaagatccttttcagttcttaactgaattcttgcagatatgtgatactgttaagactaatggagtagatcctgaagtctacaggctcatgcttttcccttttgctgtaagagacagagctagattatggttggattctcaacccaaagacagcctgaactcttgggataagctggtcacggctttcttagccaagtactttcctcctcaaaagctgagcaagcttagagctgatgttcaaaccttcagacagaaagaaggtgaatctctctatgaagcttgggaaagatacaaacagttgaccaaaaagtgtccttctgacatgctttcagaatggaccatcctggatatattctatgatggtttatctgagctatcaaagatgtcactggacacttctgcaggtggatccattcacctaaagaaaacgcctgcagaagctcaagaactcattaacatggttgctaataaccagttcatgtacacttctgaaaggaatcctgtgaataatgggacgcctatgaagaagggagttcttgaagttgatactctgaatgccatattggcttagaacaaaatattgactcagcaagtcaatatgatctctcagagtctgcatggaatgcaagctgcatccaacagtactcaagaggcatcttctgaagaagaagcctatgatcctgagaaccctgcaataacagaggtaaattacttaggtgaagcttatggaaacacctataactcaacatggagaaatcatccaaatttctcatggaaggatcaaaagcctcaacaaggctttaataatggtggaagaaacaggtttagcaatagcaagccttttccatcatcaactcagcaacagacagagaactctgaacaaaatgcttctaatttagcaaatctagtctctgatctatctaaggccactgtaagtttcatgaatgaaacaaggtcttccattagaaatctggaagcacaagtgggccagctgagtaaaaggatcactga
This window harbors:
- the LOC112779321 gene encoding uncharacterized protein isoform X2; amino-acid sequence: MEERRKGCLVAVETPPPLLGLLPPLSSPQDSDSLLLLHQFLVPRYHLLSPRFSDPHSISHHLVLLAIISWSKPPMTLPTYPVMILFDLSRGSNPTLIGGSITPRHVSSSDVVPKTIGKDRMLLK
- the LOC112779321 gene encoding uncharacterized protein isoform X1 — its product is MEERRKGCLVAVETPPPLLGLLPPLSSPQDSDSLLLLHQFLVPRYHLLSPRFSDPHSISHHLVLLAIISWSKPPMTLPTYPVMILFDLSRGSNPTLKFNGFMRIELHCSPLMDWCRLEAPSPLAMLALQM